One segment of Deltaproteobacteria bacterium RIFCSPHIGHO2_02_FULL_44_16 DNA contains the following:
- a CDS encoding adenine phosphoribosyltransferase: MEELIRCSVRDVPDFPKPGILFKDITPLLQQFEIFDTIISAFVKRYRDQHIDVIAAIESRGFIFGAPLARELKASFIPIRKKGKLPYDTVEKSYDLEYGTATIEVHNDAVEKGDRVLIIDDLLATGGTAGAACHLMERLGGKVIECAFVIELLFLNGRKKMKDVPVHSLVKYE; the protein is encoded by the coding sequence ATGGAAGAACTCATTCGATGTTCTGTGCGCGATGTGCCGGACTTTCCGAAACCAGGAATTCTTTTTAAAGATATCACACCGCTCCTTCAACAATTTGAAATTTTTGATACGATTATTTCTGCTTTTGTAAAACGATATCGTGATCAACATATCGATGTGATTGCAGCAATTGAATCGCGCGGATTTATTTTTGGTGCTCCACTTGCGCGAGAATTGAAAGCATCATTTATCCCGATTCGAAAAAAGGGAAAGCTTCCGTATGACACGGTTGAGAAGTCGTATGATCTTGAATACGGAACGGCGACGATCGAAGTTCATAATGATGCGGTGGAAAAGGGGGATCGCGTCTTAATCATCGACGATCTTCTCGCAACTGGTGGCACTGCTGGTGCTGCGTGTCATTTGATGGAGCGATTAGGAGGGAAAGTCATCGAATGCGCCTTTGTCATCGAACTTTTATTTTTGAATGGTCGCAAAAAAATGAAAGATGTCCCAGTGCACTCATTAGTGAAGTATGAATGA